A window of the Phaseolus vulgaris cultivar G19833 chromosome 5, P. vulgaris v2.0, whole genome shotgun sequence genome harbors these coding sequences:
- the LOC137834474 gene encoding protein disulfide-isomerase 5-4-like isoform X2, which translates to MISSSKLKSVDFYRKIPRDLTEASLSGAGLSIVAALCMVFLFGMELNSYLSVSTATSVIVDKSSDGDYLRIDFNMSFPALSCEFAAVDVSDVLGTNRLNLTKTIRKFSIDSNLRSTGNEFHSEPTTTNIKHDNEQHEESIGGALELTTDNFDKYAHQFPITVINFYAPWCYWSQRLRPSWEKASKIIKERYDPETDGRIVMGRVDCTQNGELCRSHHVQGYPSIRIFRKGSDVRTDHGHHDHESYYGDRDTDSLVKTMDNLVASLPTESQKSHSGDKSNLASHIKRPAPSSGGCRIEGYVRVKKVPGNLIISARSDAHSFDASQMNMSHVVNHLSFGRKVSPRVMSDVKRLIPYVGSSHDRLNGLSFINTRDFGANVTMEHYLQIVKTEVITRKDHKLVEEYEYTAHSSVAQSLHIPVAKFHLELSPMQVLITENPKSFSHFITNVCAIIGGVFTVCISYCGSVPVLSSICMVDESSWCFSGCWNFGLDFA; encoded by the exons AAAAATCCCAAGAGATTTAACTGAGGCATCATTATCCGGAGCAGGGTTATCCATAGTAGCAGCTCTCTGCATGGTGTTTTTGTTTGGAATG GAACTTAATAGTTATTTGTCTGTCAGCACCGCTACATCTGTTATTGTTGACAAGAGTAGTGATGGGGACTATTTACGTATAGATTTCAATATGAG TTTTCCTGCCCTCTCATGCGAGTTTGCAGCTGTTGATGTGAGTGACGTGCTGGGCACA AACAGGCTGAATCTAACGAAAACAATTCGGAAGTTTTCTATTGATTCAAATTTAAGATCCACTGGTAACGAGTTCCATTCAGAACCAACTACTACTAACATAAAGCACGATAATGAACAACATGAAGAATCCATTGGAGGTGCTCTTGAACTCACAACAGATAATTTTGATAAATATGCTCACCA GTTTCCAATTacagttattaatttttatgctCCTTGGTGTTATTGGAGTCAACGATTG AGACCTTCATGGGAAAAAGcatctaaaataattaaagagAG ATATGATCCAGAAACGGATGGTCGTATTGTTATGGGGAGGGTAGATTGTACTCAAAATGGAGAATTGTGCAGGAG CCATCATGTACAAGGGTATCCTTCAATTCGTATCTTTCGAAAAGGAAGTGATGTAAG GACTGACCATGGACATCATGATCACGAGTCCTATTATGGTGATCGCGACACAGATAGCCTAGTCAAG ACAATGGATAATTTAGTGGCGTCTCTCCCTACAGAATCTCAAAAGTCACATTCGGGGGATAAATCCAATCTGGCGTCACACATAAAAAGACCAGCACCATCATCTGGGGGATGTAGAATTGAAGGATATGTGCGTGTCAAGAAG GTTCCTGGAAACTTGATCATCTCAGCTAGATCTGATGCCCATTCCTTTGATGCTTCTCAAATGAACATGTCACATGTCGTAAACCACTTATCTTTTGGAAGGAAAGTGTCACCTAGGGTTATGAGTGATGTGAAGCGCTTGATACCTTATGTTGGTAGCAGCCATGACAGGCTGAATGGCCTGTCATTTATCAACACTCGTGATTTTGGAGCAAATGTTACT ATGGAGCATTACCTTCAGATAGTTAAAACAGAGGTGATAACAAGAAAAGATCATAAATTAGTTGAGGAGTATGAGTACACAGCGCACAGCAGTGTGGCACAGAGTTTACACATTCCTGTTGCTAAGTTCCATCTTGAGCTCTCCCCCATGCAG GTCTTAATAACGGAAAATCCGAAGTCCTTTTCTCACTTCATTACAAATGTGTGTGCTATTATTGGGGGCGTTTTCACGGTTTGTATCTCATATTGTGGTTCAGTACCTGTATTGTCCTCTATTTGTATGGTTGATGAGTCTTCTTGGTGCTTTTCAGGTTGCTGGAATTTTGGACTCGATTTTGCATAA
- the LOC137834474 gene encoding protein disulfide-isomerase 5-3-like isoform X1 has protein sequence MISSSKLKSVDFYRKIPRDLTEASLSGAGLSIVAALCMVFLFGMELNSYLSVSTATSVIVDKSSDGDYLRIDFNMSFPALSCEFAAVDVSDVLGTNRLNLTKTIRKFSIDSNLRSTGNEFHSEPTTTNIKHDNEQHEESIGGALELTTDNFDKYAHQFPITVINFYAPWCYWSQRLRPSWEKASKIIKERYDPETDGRIVMGRVDCTQNGELCRSHHVQGYPSIRIFRKGSDVRTDHGHHDHESYYGDRDTDSLVKTMDNLVASLPTESQKSHSGDKSNLASHIKRPAPSSGGCRIEGYVRVKKVPGNLIISARSDAHSFDASQMNMSHVVNHLSFGRKVSPRVMSDVKRLIPYVGSSHDRLNGLSFINTRDFGANVTMEHYLQIVKTEVITRKDHKLVEEYEYTAHSSVAQSLHIPVAKFHLELSPMQVLITENPKSFSHFITNVCAIIGGVFTVAGILDSILHNTIRLMKKVELGKNF, from the exons AAAAATCCCAAGAGATTTAACTGAGGCATCATTATCCGGAGCAGGGTTATCCATAGTAGCAGCTCTCTGCATGGTGTTTTTGTTTGGAATG GAACTTAATAGTTATTTGTCTGTCAGCACCGCTACATCTGTTATTGTTGACAAGAGTAGTGATGGGGACTATTTACGTATAGATTTCAATATGAG TTTTCCTGCCCTCTCATGCGAGTTTGCAGCTGTTGATGTGAGTGACGTGCTGGGCACA AACAGGCTGAATCTAACGAAAACAATTCGGAAGTTTTCTATTGATTCAAATTTAAGATCCACTGGTAACGAGTTCCATTCAGAACCAACTACTACTAACATAAAGCACGATAATGAACAACATGAAGAATCCATTGGAGGTGCTCTTGAACTCACAACAGATAATTTTGATAAATATGCTCACCA GTTTCCAATTacagttattaatttttatgctCCTTGGTGTTATTGGAGTCAACGATTG AGACCTTCATGGGAAAAAGcatctaaaataattaaagagAG ATATGATCCAGAAACGGATGGTCGTATTGTTATGGGGAGGGTAGATTGTACTCAAAATGGAGAATTGTGCAGGAG CCATCATGTACAAGGGTATCCTTCAATTCGTATCTTTCGAAAAGGAAGTGATGTAAG GACTGACCATGGACATCATGATCACGAGTCCTATTATGGTGATCGCGACACAGATAGCCTAGTCAAG ACAATGGATAATTTAGTGGCGTCTCTCCCTACAGAATCTCAAAAGTCACATTCGGGGGATAAATCCAATCTGGCGTCACACATAAAAAGACCAGCACCATCATCTGGGGGATGTAGAATTGAAGGATATGTGCGTGTCAAGAAG GTTCCTGGAAACTTGATCATCTCAGCTAGATCTGATGCCCATTCCTTTGATGCTTCTCAAATGAACATGTCACATGTCGTAAACCACTTATCTTTTGGAAGGAAAGTGTCACCTAGGGTTATGAGTGATGTGAAGCGCTTGATACCTTATGTTGGTAGCAGCCATGACAGGCTGAATGGCCTGTCATTTATCAACACTCGTGATTTTGGAGCAAATGTTACT ATGGAGCATTACCTTCAGATAGTTAAAACAGAGGTGATAACAAGAAAAGATCATAAATTAGTTGAGGAGTATGAGTACACAGCGCACAGCAGTGTGGCACAGAGTTTACACATTCCTGTTGCTAAGTTCCATCTTGAGCTCTCCCCCATGCAG GTCTTAATAACGGAAAATCCGAAGTCCTTTTCTCACTTCATTACAAATGTGTGTGCTATTATTGGGGGCGTTTTCACG GTTGCTGGAATTTTGGACTCGATTTTGCATAACACTATTAGACTAATGAAAAAAGTTGAGCTTGGCAAAAATTTTTGA